TCCAGCACGTACGTCTGGACGTTGGCCAGCGGCCTGCCGATGGGAGGAGCGCCCTGCCCCGGCGTGCACTCGGTCCACGTGGCGCACACGGTGATCTCCGTGGGGCCGTAGCCGTTGTAGAAGCGCCGCCCGGGCGCCCAGCGCTCCACCAGCTCCGCCGGGCAGACCTCGGCGCCGGAGACCATGACGCGCAGGTGCTCCAGTCCGCCCTGGGGCAGGGTCCCCAGCACCGACGGAGTCATCGTGACCGCCGCCACGCGGTGCTCCTCCAACAGGCGCTTGAGCGCCTCGCCCACCAGCACCTCTCCCGCGGGAGGGACGACCACCGACGCGCCCAGGGTCACCGCCAGCAGATAGTCCCAGACGGAGATGTCGAAGCCGAGCGGCGAGAGCTGAAGCACCCGCTCCCCTTCCTCGACACCGAGCCGGCGCAGGGCCACGGCCAGGTTGAGGGCACCCCGGTGCGTCACCTCGACGCCCTTGGGCCGTCCGGTGCTTCCGGACGTATAGATGATGTACGCGGCGTTCTCGCTCCGGGCCTCACTCACGGGCGGACCCGCGTCCTCCTCCCCTACTTCCTCTATCCGCACCACCCGGACGCCCTCCGGCAGGCGGCACCGCTCCTCCATACCCGCGCGCGTCACCACCACCCGGGGCCGGGCGTCCTCCACGAGCCACTCCAGCCGCTCGCGAGGCTGCGCCAGCTCCATCGGCACGTACACGCCGCCCGCGAGCTGGATGCCCCAGAAGGCGACCACCGCGTCCACGCTCTTCTCCAGGAGCATGCCCACGCGCACCTCGGGTCCCACGCCCTCGCGCCGCAGCCGGTGCGCGAGCCTCCGGGCCCTCGCCGCCAGCTCCCCGTAGCTCAGCCGCTCGGCGCCGCACACCAGCGCCTCCGCCTCGGGCCGGGCCTGTGCCCGCCGAGCCAGCAGCTCCGCGAGGCTCCCGGGCTCCTCGGCGTCCCGAGGCCCCTCGCTCCAGGCGCCCAGCACCGTGGCGCGCTCCTCCTCGTCCAGCAGCTCCAGCGCTTCCACCGGCCGCTCTGGTGCCCGCACCAGACCCTCCAGCAGCGACGTGAAGTGCCGCGCCATGCGTGAGGCCGTGGAAGCCTCGAAGAGGTCCGTGCAGTACTCCAACGAGGCGCCCAGCCCGTCACCGGTCTCGGCCATCGTCAGGGACAGCTCGAACGCCGAGCCCCGTTGCGCGAGCGGAAGGGACTCGAGCTCCAGCGCGCCCAGGCGCATGCGCGCGCCCTTCTCTCCCAGCGCGAAGGCGGCGAGCGAGCCGCCCGTCTCCGGCAGGTGGGCGCGCTGCAGGACGAACATCGACTGGAAGACGGGCGAGCGCCCTGGCTCGCGCGCGGGTTGGAGCTGCTCGACGAGCCGGGCGAAGGGCATGTCCTGGTGCTCGAGCGCCTCCAGGACGGTCTGACGCACCTGGGAGAGCAGCTCCAGGAAGGTGAGCCCCGGAGACAGACTGGCGCGCAGGGCCACCGGGTTGACGAGGTAGCCCACGAGCCGGGACAGCTCCGGGCGCGAGCGGCCCGCTGTAGGCGAGCCGACGACGAGATCCTCCTGTCCGGTGTAGCGGCGCAGGAAGGAGAGGAAGGCGGCCAGCAGCACCATATAAGGAGTGGCGCCATGCTCGCGGGCGAGCGCCTTCACACGCGCGGTGGTCTCCGGCCCCACCTGGAACGCGAGCGAGGCGCCCCGGAAGGACTGGAGCCTGGGCCGGGGACGATCCGTCGGCAGCGCCAGCACGGGCAGCTCGCCACCGAGGCGGGAGCGCCAGAAGGAGCGCAGCGTCTCACCCCTCGGGCCCGCGAGCCGAGCCGAGAGCGCCCGCGTGGCCGCCGAGGGGCTCAGGGCAATGGCCGGCAGCACGGCCGGTGCGCCGCCCGTCTCCGCCGAGTAGAGCGCGCCCAGCTCCTCCACCATCAAGCCCAGGGACCAGAAGTCGGTGATGAGGTGGTGCAGCGCGAGCAGCAACACGTGCTCATCCGGGCCTCGGGTGAGGAGCAGGACGCGCATCAGCGGGCCATTCATCAGGTCGAAGGGCCGGTGGGCCTCGGCATCGAGCCGCGCGGCCAGCTGGGCCTCGCTCCAGCCGGAGGCATCCTCCACGAGCAGCACGGAGCGCGGAGGCTCCACGAACCGCTGCACGGGGATGCCCTGCTCCTCGGGGAACACGGCGCGCAGGGATGGATGCCGCGCCACGAGCGCCAGGAAGGCCCGCTCCAGCGCCGCGACGTCGAGACGCGAGTGGATCCGCACCGCGCGCACCACGTGGTACGCCGTGCTCTCCGGGGCCATGCGCTGCAGGAACCACAGCGCCCGCTGGCCATCGGAGAGTGGCAGGGGTCCCGCGGACTCCTCGGGCGCGAGCGGAACCTCGGCCTCCGGCGAGGGACGCTCGGCGATGCGCGCGGCCAGCTCGCGGAGACTCGGCCCCTGCAGGAGACAGGTGATCGGCAGCCGCACCCCGAGCGCCGTCTCGATGCCGCCCTGCACTTCCATGGAGCGCAGCGAGTCGAGTCCGTACCGGGTGAGCGGCACATCCAGCTCCAGCTCACCGGACGGGACTCCGAGCATCCGCGACAGGCGAGAAGAGAGCCACGGCAGCAGCGCCTCCGGACCGGAGCCAGCGGGGGGAACGGGCACCTCGGCCTCGACCGGGCCCGCGTTCACCACGCCGGAGACCGGAGTCCCCTCGCGCCAGGAGCCCACCACCTCCAGGGAGCCCTCGAGGAACGCGGTGCGGCAGGCGTGGCGCTGGATCTTCCCGCTCGAGGTCTTCGGGATGCTCCCGGGCGCGAGCAGCACCACGGCATGGGCGCCGAGCTCGTGCTGCTCGGCGACCGCCTGGCGGATGCGGGCGATGGCCTCGCGAGCGCGCTCCTCCAGGTCGGCGCCGGAGCGGTCGGCGAACTCGTGGACGACGACCAGTTGCTCCTCCCCGTTCACGTCCACGGAGAAGGCGGCGCCACAACCGGGACGCAGTCCGGAGTCGCACCGCTCCACGGTGAGCTCGATGTCCTGCGGGTAGTGGTTGCGCCCGCGGATGATGAGGAGATCCTTCCGTCGCCCGGTGACGAACAGCTCGCGCCCGTCGAGCACACCGAGGTCCCCGGTGCGCAGGAAGGGCCCCTCGCCGGAGCCCGCCAGACGGGCCTGGAAGGTGCGAGCGGTCTCCTCGGGCCGCTCCCAATAACCCCGGGCCACGCTGGTACCGCGGACCCAGATCTCCCCGATGCGGCCGGGCGCGCACGGCGCACACGTCTCGGGATCGACGATGCGGACCTCCTGCTCCGCGAGGGACTGGCCGCAGCCGATCATCGTCACGCCCTCGGCGCCCTCACCCGGAGCCCGCGCCTCCGCGCGCAGCAGCGCCTCGCGCTCGAAGCGGCGCGCCACGGGAGCCTCGGCCCGGCGCCCTCCGCTGACGATGAGCGTCCCCTCGGCGAGCCCGTAGCACGGATAGAAGGCCTCGCGCCGGAAGCCGGCGGGGGCGAACGCCTCGGCGAAGCGCTCCAGCGTCTCCTGGCGGATGGGCTCGGCGCCGCAGAAGGCCACCTCCCAGCCGCGCAGGTCCAACGCGGCGCGCTCCTCGGGGGTCGTCTTCCGGACGCACAGCTCGTAGGCGAAGTTGGGGCCGCCGCTGACGCTGCCCCGGTGCCGGGAGATCGCCTCCAACCAACGCAGGGGGCGCTGGAGGAAGAAGAGCGGCGACATGAGGACGGTGGGGATGTCGCGGTAGAGGGGCTGGAGGATGCCGCCGATGAGGCCCATGTCGTGGTACGGCGGCAGCCAGATGACGCCCACGGGTTGGGGAGAGGCATCGAACCCGAGGGCGATGAGCCCCGAGTTGTGAAGCAGGTTGCGGTGGCTGAGCATCACGCCCTTGGGCGTGCCGGTGGAGCCGGAGGTGTACTGGAGGAAGGCCAGGTCGTCCGAGGACAGGCTCGGGGCGGACCAGGCGTCGGCGGCACCGGGCTCGAGCGAGTCCGTGGCGAGCCAGCGCAGGGCGCGGAGGTCGGGGGCGTCCTCGGTGAGGAACCCGACCATGTCGAGCACGGCGGAGGTGGTCAGCGCGGCGGTGGCGCGGCAGTCGGCGACCAGCGACTGGAGCCGGGGCAGCGTGCGGCCCAGGCGGGAGGGATCGGGCGGGTACGCGGGGACGGCGATGACACCGGCGTAGAGGCAGCCGAGGAAGCCCAGCACGTACTCACGGCCCGGGGGATAGAGCAGGAGCGCCCGCTCACCGGGGGCGAGGTGCCGCCGCAGGGAGGCGGCGACGGCGCGTGCGCCCTCGTCCAGTTCGCGGTAGGTGACATGGGTCTCTCCGTCCTCATCGAGGAAGGTGAAGACACGCGCCTCGGGTTGGTTCCGGACTCTCTGCCGGAGCACGTCCACGAAGGTGATGCCCTCGGGCAGGGAGATGGCGTGAGCGGGAGTGTCTCGCGTCGGCAGCTGCATTCGTCCTCTCGAGAGGGCTCGGAGGGGGCGAGAGGTCCGCCATCACTCACACGGCCACGAGGGCCGCGCAGTCGAAGACGAGACGCATCGGTGCCCCCTTTGGCACGAGGAACATTAGACGTTCTCTTTTTTGAATTCCAAGCGACAACACCCGCATGGACTTCACTGGGAGTGGACGCGCCAGTCACTTCAATGGATAAGCGCATTCCCATCTCTCGAGGAGTGATCACGGATGAAGTACGCCAACCTGGGTCATACCGGTCTGAAGGTGTCCCGCATCTGTCTGGGGTGCATGAGTTACGGCACCTCGAAGTGGCGCCCTTGGGTGCTGGACGAGGAGGCCTCGCAGCCGTTCTTCCGCCGCGCGGTGGAGGCGGGCATCAACTTCTTCGACACCGCGGACATGTATTCATTGGGGGTCAGTGAAGAGGTCACCGGCCGCGCCCTGCGCAAGTATGCGCGGATGGAGGAGGTGGTACTCGCCACCAAGGTCTACAACCCGATGGGAGACGGGCCGAACATGCGAGGACTGTCTCGCAAGCACATCGTGCAGGGGTGCGAGGCCAGCCTGAAGCGGCTCGGGGTGGAGACGATCGATCTGTACCAGCTCCACCGGATGGATCCGGAGACGCCGCTGGAGGAAACGCTGGGCGCGTTGGACCAGCTCGTGCGGCAGGGAAAGGTCCGCTACATCGGCGCGAGTTCCTCGGCGGCGTGGAAGTTCGCCAAGGCGCTGAGCCTCTCGGAGCGCAACGGCTGGGCGCGCTTCGTGTCGATGCAGAACCACTACAACCTCGTCTACCGCGAGGAGGAGCGCGAGATGATGCCCCTGTGCGAGGAGGAGGGCATCGGCGTCATCCCCTGGTCCCCGCTGGCGCGCGGGCTGCTGGCGGGCACGCGCAAGTCGCTGGATGACAAGCAGTCGACGACGCGCTCGGGCTCGGACGCGTTCGCCAACGCGCTCTACGACAACCCCCACGACTGGGACGTGGTGGAGGCGGTGAAGAAGGTGGCCTCCGCGCGGGGCAGCAAGCCCGCCGAGGTGTCCCTGGCGTGGCTGTTGTCGAAGCCCGCGGTGGTGGCACCCATCATCGGTGCCACGAAGCTGGAGCACCTGGAGGACGCGCTCCGCTCGTTGGACGTGAAGCTCACGCCGGACGAGGTGAAGGTGCTGGAGGCGCCCTACAAGCCGCACGAGGTCCGCGGGCACTGACAGGCCCGAGGCTCAGGGCGCCTCCTTCGCGAGCTTATCGACCTCCTTCTGGAGGTCCTGGGTGCCGTCGAAGAAGGCGTCCACGGGCTTCGCGGAAGCCACCCGGAAGGCGGGGGGCAGCAGCGTGCGATCGAAGTCCAGGCTGGACGAGAAGTCCTCGTCGCCCAGCAGCGAGTCCAGCTGCGTCAGGACGCCGAAGCACACCAGGATGATGGCCAGCAGGGTGGCGAGCCGCTTCGGCTCCGCGCGGGACACGTAGCGCACGTGCCAGAAGAACACGCAGCCCATCCATCCCAGGTAGCTCAGCAGGTACAGCCAGCGCACCCACGGCCCCAGCGCCAGTCCGTACACCACCGTCCCCAGCAGCAGCGGAATGGACAGCGCCCCCAGCAGGCCGAGGCTCGCGATGGTGCCGTGCGCGCCGAAGTGGAACTGCCGGCGCGCCACCTTGCTCGCGACGGACCAGATGCCCGCCCAGAAGAAGGCCGCCACCACGGGCACCAGCACCGCCACCGTCAGCGAGCCCCAGTCCGTCTTCTGGTAGCTCGTCAGGTACTCCTGGAGGAGGAAGGCCACCACGGTCGCGGCCAGCATCGCGGGGAATGCGAAGGGGCGCTCGAAGACGCGGCCCCGGGGCGCCACCGGGACGGCCGTGACGCGGGTGATCTCCACCGCGTGCGCGCGGCTCCGGAAGCGCAGCACCGTGTCCCCCACGGCCACCCGCGCGTCGTCCGCGAGCACCAGCTCCGCCAGTTGCGCCCAGGGCTCCACCCGGAACGTGCCGTTGCGGCTGCCCACGTCCCGCACCAGGAGCTTGCCGTCCTCGGTGCGCTCGATGCGCAGGTGCGAGGTGGACACCTTCGGGTCGTCCAGGATGATGTCGTTGGCGTAGCCGCGCCCCACCGTCACCGGGAAGCGCTCCAGGCGGTGCCGCGCGTGCACCGCGTCCCCGTCCAGCACCTCGAGGAAGATCACTTCGTCCACGCGAGCGCCTCCAGGTAGCGGCGCGCGAGGGCGCGTGCGTTGTCCGCGGAGAACCCCGCCAGGTCCAGGCTCGTCTGGACTCCCGAGGTGCTCGCGTTCACGGTGGCGGCCCGGAGCGCCAGGTCATACAGGCCGGGGAACTTCTTGTAGGCGCGCAGGCACAGCGCCGTGCGCACGGGGATGCCGCCCACCTTCACGAACGACACCTTGCAGCGGAAGTTCGTCACGTCCTCCTTGGTGGCGTCCACGCCGCCCGCGTCGTTGCTGAAGGTGGCCTCGTAGAGCGACGAGAAGCGCAGGGGCCCGAGCTGCTCGCTCGCCACGGCGGCATGGTCATACGCGACCACGCCCGTGCGGTGGTCCGAGCTCAGGTACAGATCCTCCTCGGAGGAGCACTGGTAGTTGGTGATGGTGTACGGGTTCTCGGGGTTGTGCGGGGTATCGCCCCAGCACTTGAGGAAGGGCAGCCAGCGGCCGGGCACGCGGTAGTCGCCGAGCTGCTGCGTCGGCAGGGGCTCGGCCAGCAGGCGCTCGGTGATGCGCTGCTGGTTGTCCAGCAACTGCGAGCCCACCACGGCCAGCAGCGCCGAGGGGCTGCTCTCCTTCACCTGACGCGCCCGCTCCAGCAGCGCGCGGGCATGCACCACCGGCACCAGGAAGCCGAGCTGGTTGCCCAGCGTGGCCACGTTGACGCCCACCACCCTGCCCTCGCCCGTCACGGTGGGACCACCGCTCATGCCGGGGTTGATGGCGCCGCTGAAGTGCACCTTGTCGTAGAGGGCGTCCTGCACCAGGCCGTTGTAGGTGCCCTCGACGATGGTGGTGCCCAGGTCATGCGGGTTGCCCATGGCGTACAGCCGGGTGCCCTGCGGAGGCTCCTTCGTCGCCAGTTCGAACCAGTCCTTCACGGGCCCGCTCTGCTGGATGACGGCCAGGTCGTGCACCACGTCCACATCCACCAGCCGCACGGGGACGGCCGACGCGTCATTCCCATCGCGCACCAGCTCGGCGGTGTAGTCCTCCGGGTGCTGGACGATGCTGGAGACGACGTGGAAGTTGGTGACGGCGTGCCCCTCGGCGCTCACGAAGAAGGCCGAGCCGATGGAGGACTTGGTGCCGCTGCGCCGCTCGATGATGCGCACCTGGGCCACGCGGCCCTTGAGCCGCTCGAAGAGCTCATGGGTGGCGGGAGGCAGCGAGGCCACGGGCAGCGGGGGGACGACGGCCGGCGAGCCCGCGTCCGGCGCGTCCTCGGGGATGTCGTCCGCGGCCGGAACCTGGGCCAGCGCGGCGAGGAGGAGGATCGTCAACATGTCGGGCGCACAGTAGCGGAACCGCCGAGGGGGCGCGCCAGGAGACGCGCCCCCCACCCGGAAAACGGTTACCGGCCGAGCTTCGCCAGGTAGATGTCGGAGTCACCCTCGCTCAGGAAGAGGTCGCCGCCGAACCAGCCGTACCCGGAGTAGGAGCCCGAGAGCAGGACATCGCCCGCCCCGTCCAGCCCGAGGTGGGCGCGGAACTGGAGCTCCTCGTTGACGAAGGCCTGGCTCCACTGGTGGGCCCCCGTGGCGTCGAACTTCGCCACGTACGCCTTGGAATCGCCCTCGTTCTCCAGGGGGCCGGCGCCGAAGTCGATGTAGCCGGCGTAGCTGCCCGTGGTGACGATGTTGCCCGCCGCGTCGGTGGCCACCTGGAGGCCCGTCTGGCCGGATGCATCACCGAAGCGCCGGCTCCACACGTGCCCACCCGCGCCCGTCAGCTTCACGAGGAAGACGTCCGTGGGGCCCACGCTCGCCAGCGTGGCGCCGCCGAAGCCCACCGAGCCGCCGAAGCCGCCGGTGAGGACGACGTTGCCCGCCGCGTCCGTGGTGACACCGGTGGCGAACTGGTCTCCCGCGTTGCCGAAGCGCTTGCTCCACAGGTGCTGGCCCGAGCCGCTCAGCTTCGCCACGAAGACGTCCCGCTGCCCCGTGCTGCTCAGCGTGGCGCCGCCGAAGCTCACCGAGCCCCCGAAGCCGCCCGCCAGCACCACGTTGCCCGCGCCGTCCACCGCCACGTCCACCGTCGAGGCCAGGCCGCTGCCGGTGGCGAAGGCCCGGCTCCACACGTGCTGGAGCGCGCCGTCGAACTTCACCGCGAACGGGTCGTCATACCCGGTGCTCGTCAGCGTGCCGCCGCCGAAGCTCACCGAGCCGTTGAAGCGCCCGGCCACCACCACGTTGCCCGCGCCATCCACCGCCACCTGGAGGGAGTCCACGAACTTCTGCCCGTCGAAGCTCCGGCTCGCCAGGCAGTGGCCCGCCGCGTCCAGCTTCGCCACGAACAGGTCGCCGTACCCCTTCATCGGCCCGCAGCCCAGGTCCAGCGTGCCCGCGAAGTTACCCGCGAGGACGATGTTGCCCGCCGCGTCGAAGGCCACGGCGCGACCGGGCTCGTACATGCCCAGGTCATCCCCGTTCATCCCATCGAAGCTCCGGCTCCACACCACGGCGCCGGACGCGTCGAAGCGCGCCACGAAGGCCCGGTCGTAGTAGCTCGGCGCCGGCAGCGCGCCCGCTCCGAAATCCAACGCTCCCAGGTAATCCCCCACCACCACCGAGCCACCCGCGCCGTCCACCGCCAGCGCCTTCACCGACTGCCGCGTCTCGTTACCGAAGGTGCGGCTCCACAGGTGCTCACCGGGGACGGCCGCCAGGGCCGCTCCCGCCGACAGGCCCACCACCACTGCCGCCGCTGCTCCGAAACCACGTCGTGTCTGCATCGAGTTCCTCTGTTGTCCGAACGTTCTCGTTCCAGAGGCGCGCCCTCCTGCGACGCGCCCGCCCTCGCAGCCGTGCCCCCTGTGCACGTCCCGGAGCGGAGCGGGCGGACCGCTACCACGCGTTTTTGACGGCAAGGGCGGAATTTTGAAGGCAGCGGCGAAAAATTTGCGTAGCAGGCAGGCAACGGAGCCGGCAGAATGAGAGAACCCTCGGCCCCGTGACATCCCTGCCCCGTACGGTAACCTTGCGCCCGAGATGAACCCCGAAGCCCGCGCCGAAATGGTCGCACATGCCGAACGCGCCCTGCGTCGCGGAGAGCTGAGTGAGGCGTTGAGCCTCTACGAGCGGCTCTGCCGATCTTTCCCAGGCGATGAGAGTCTGGCGCACAAGCTGACCAACGTGCGCGAGATGCTCCTGCCCGAGGAGCTCGAGTCCCTCCGGACCCTGCGCGTCGAGCGTCCCAGCGCCCGGCCCGAGCGCGTTCCCCTGGGTCCCTCGTCACCCGTGGCCGAGGGCGAGCGTCTCTTCGCCCTGGGGGACTATGTCGCCGCCGCGGCCGCCTACCGTCGCGCCCTGCAGGAGCGGCCCGACAGCGAGCTCATCCGCGAGCGGCTCGAGGAGCTGTACCGGCTCGCACGCACACTCCCCGTGCGGCCCTCCCCCACGGATCGCAAGCTTCCCCGGCAGGTGGAGCCGCTGCTGCTCGCCCTGCTGGACCGGGTGGCCGCGCGGCGTCGCCTCAAGCGCGATTGACGCGTTGCACCCCTTGGGGCTGGCTCCTAGAATCCGACCCCGACGTGGCTGTCATACTGGCGCTTTCCTCCCTGACAAGCGCGTCTCAATTCCTGCACCCATGACGCTCATCGGCCGCAACATCGGGCGGTACCGCATCCTCGAGGAGCTGGGCTCCGGGGGCATGAGCATCGTGTACAAGGGGCTCGACACCACGCTGGATCGCGAGGTGGCGGTGAAGGTGCTGCACCCGCACCTGGCGATGAAGAGCGAGTCGCGCCGGCGCTTCGCGCGCGAGGCCAAGGCGGTGGCGCGGCTGCACCACCCCAACATCCTCGAGGTGTTCGACTTCTCGGCCGAGGGCGCGCAGGACGCCTTCCTGGTCACCGAGTACGTGCGGGGCCGCACCCTCAAGGAATACCTGGACGAGCTGGGCCGGCTGGAGCTTCCCGAGTTGGCGGCCATGATGCTGCACGAGATCGCCGCCGCGCTCGCGCACGCGCACGAGTCGGGCGTCATCCACCGCGATCTCAAGCCCGAGAACGTGATGGTGCGCGAGGACGGGCTGCTCAAGCTGATGGACTTCGGCATCGCCAAGCTGCTCGACATCGAGGAGCGGATGACCGTCACGGGCGCGCTGGTGGGCTCGCCGGCGCACATGGCCCCGGAGATCATCGAGGGCCACGAGGTGGGCCCCGAGGCCGACATCTTCTCGCTGGGCACCATCCTCTATGCCCTCATCGTCGGGAAGCTGCCCTTCGCGGCGCCCAACGCCACCGCGACGCTCAAGCGCATCCTCGACGGGGCCTATGAGGATCCGCGCCAGCGGGTGCCCACGCTCTCGGACGAGCTGGCGGAGATCTGCGCCAGGTGCCTGTCGAGGGATCCCTCCCGGCGCTACCCGAACGCGGGCAAGCTGCGCGACGCGCTGGGGGACTACCTGACGGGGCTCGGCTTCGCGCGCGTGGGCGAGGAGCTCGCCTCCTTCTTCGCGGACCCGCCCTCGTACCAGAAGCTGATGCGCCCGCGGATCATCGCCACGCTGCTCGAGCGCGGGGAGCGGATGCTCGTGGAGAAGCGCACGCCGCGGGCGCTCGCCTGTCTCAACCAGGTGTTGGCGCTGGATGCGGGCAACGCGCGCGCGCACGCGCTGCTGGCGGGACTGGCGCGGGAGCGCCGCATCAAGCAGTGGCGCGCCCGGGGGCTGAAGCTGGGCGCGGGCCTGCTGGTGGTCTCGGTGCTCGGCGCGGGCCTCCACCTGTTGCGTCGGCGCGCACCGGACGCGCGGCCCGCGACCGTCGGAGTCGCGCCCGCCTCGGTGGTGCTGCCCACCCCGAAACCCAAGCCCGCCACGGACCCTGGGGTGGAGAAGGCTCCGGCCACCGAGCCATCCCCTCTCCCTCCTCCGGCCGCCGTGGAGTCCTCACCTCCGCGCAGGCCCCAGGCGCGTGTGGAGCCCGGACGGACCGAGCCCGTCCGCCTCGCGCTGGTGCCCGCCTCCATCCTGGTGCGGCCCTATGGCTACATCCGCGTGGACGACGGTCAGCGCAGCGAGCAGCCACTGGCGCGGCACGCGGTGGAGGTGTCGCCCGGCCGGCACACCATCACCATCACCTGCGACTACTGCGAGGACGCCCAGGAGACGATCGAGGTGTGGCCCGAGGGGGAGAACGTCTTCCGCCTGCGCGCGCAGCTCAAGCCGTCGCGGCTCGTCTTCGCGTACGAGCCCGCGGACGCGCAGGTGCGCGTGGGGGACCAGGTGCGCACCGTGCGTGAGACGCAGGAGCATCCTTTCGACATCCGCTCGCCGAGTGGGCCGGCGAGCTTCCAGCATCGCGTGGAGTACGAGGTGAGCCACAACGGGTATCTCACCGAGAAACGCGTGGCGCTGATCGAGCCCGGGAAGTCCACCACGCTGCGCGGGTCCCTCGTCGCCGAATGAGCCGCTGCCTCACCCTCCTTCTCGTCTTGGGGCTGCTGGTCCCCGGAGCCGTGCTCGCCGCCGACGAGCAGGTGGATCCGGAGGTGAGCGCCCTGCGTGCCAGCTACGAGTACGGCCGCTATGCCGAGGTGTTGGAGCGCGCGAGCAGCCGCATCGATCGGGGCCGCCTGTCGGACAATGAGCTGGCCGAGCTGCACAAGCTGGCCGGGCTGAGCGCCTTCCACCTCAACCGGAGCGAGGACTCCGCGCGCCACTTCCGCGCGCTGCTGCGGGTGGAGCCCGACTTCAACCTGGATCCCTTCGCGGTGCCGCCGCCGGCGGTGGCCTGGCTGGACAGCATCCGCGAGCAGATGTCGGCGGAGCTGGATCTGGTGCGCCAGGAGCGGCGGCTGCGGGTGGAGCGCGAGCGCGCGGAGACCGAGCGCGAGCGCGTGGCCACCGAGGAGCGGCGCCGCCGGGTGGAGGAGCTGGCCCGGCAGGTGACGGTGCGCGAGGTGGAGAAGCGCAGCTACCTGGTGAACTTCATGCCCTTCGGGGCGGGCCAGTTCCAGCAGGGCCGCACCAGCGTGGGCACGCTGCTGGCGGCCACCGAGGGCGCGCTGGCCGTCACCAGCATCCTCTCCTTCTTCGCCTACAACTCCCTCATCGAGACGGGCAAGGTGACCGTGGACGCCATCGGCGGGCCCAAGGACATCACCTACACCTATATTCCCACCAGCCGTAAGCCTCAGGCCCTGGTGTGGAAGTGGCTCAAGTGGGGCTCGGCGGGGGGTTTCTACGCGGTGTACGCGGCGGGCGTGATCGACTCGCTCCGGTACCACCAGGACCAGGTCGTCCAGACGCACATCGAGACCCTTCCCCTCGCGCCGCAACCCGCCCCGCCCGCGGCCAGACTGAACCTCCATCCCACGCCCGGCGGAGCCGGCGTCGGCTTCACCCTCGCCTTCTAGGAACACGTCGACATGGCCAGCCTCACCGTCCGTACCCCCGATGGCAAGGTCCGCACGGTCCCCCTCCACAAGCGCATCACCAGCATCGGCCGCTCGGCCGACAATGATGTGCAGGTGGAGGATCCCTCCGTGCCGGACAGTGCCCTGCACCTGCTCTTCGATGGAACGCGCTACCAGCTCGGCAGCCTGGGCGCGAGCTTCCAGGTCAATGGCAAGAAGCGGGACAACCACGTGCTCGCCACCGCCGACATCATCCGCGTGGGCGGCACCGAGCTCGTCTTCGCCCGCGAGGACGCCGCGCCCAGGCCGGCACCGGCGCCCGTGCCCCCGCTCACCGTCACCCACGAGACCGAGGGAACGACGGATCCGGACTCGCACACCCGGGACATGCCCGGCGTGGTGGGCCGCGAGCTGGTGCTGCTGCGCCGTCTCACCGCCTTCAGCGAGCGGCTGCTCGGCAGCTCCAGCCGGGACGAGCTGCTCGAGAGCCTGTTGGACGAGGCCATCGAGGTGACGCGGGCGGACAAGGGCTTCCTCATCCTCCGGGAGAACGGCGAGCTGCGCGTGAAGGTGGCGCGCAACGTCACACGGGAGAACCTGATCGACGCGGAGGAGCGGGTGTCCGACTCCATCGTGGAGAAGGTGGCGCGCACCCGCAAGCCGCTCATCGTCAGCGACGCGCTGGACGACCCCGAGTTCAAGTCCAGCCACTCCGTGGTGAACCTCCAGCTGCTGTCCGTCATGTGCGTG
This is a stretch of genomic DNA from Archangium violaceum. It encodes these proteins:
- a CDS encoding aldo/keto reductase yields the protein MKYANLGHTGLKVSRICLGCMSYGTSKWRPWVLDEEASQPFFRRAVEAGINFFDTADMYSLGVSEEVTGRALRKYARMEEVVLATKVYNPMGDGPNMRGLSRKHIVQGCEASLKRLGVETIDLYQLHRMDPETPLEETLGALDQLVRQGKVRYIGASSSAAWKFAKALSLSERNGWARFVSMQNHYNLVYREEEREMMPLCEEEGIGVIPWSPLARGLLAGTRKSLDDKQSTTRSGSDAFANALYDNPHDWDVVEAVKKVASARGSKPAEVSLAWLLSKPAVVAPIIGATKLEHLEDALRSLDVKLTPDEVKVLEAPYKPHEVRGH
- a CDS encoding non-ribosomal peptide synthetase → MQLPTRDTPAHAISLPEGITFVDVLRQRVRNQPEARVFTFLDEDGETHVTYRELDEGARAVAASLRRHLAPGERALLLYPPGREYVLGFLGCLYAGVIAVPAYPPDPSRLGRTLPRLQSLVADCRATAALTTSAVLDMVGFLTEDAPDLRALRWLATDSLEPGAADAWSAPSLSSDDLAFLQYTSGSTGTPKGVMLSHRNLLHNSGLIALGFDASPQPVGVIWLPPYHDMGLIGGILQPLYRDIPTVLMSPLFFLQRPLRWLEAISRHRGSVSGGPNFAYELCVRKTTPEERAALDLRGWEVAFCGAEPIRQETLERFAEAFAPAGFRREAFYPCYGLAEGTLIVSGGRRAEAPVARRFEREALLRAEARAPGEGAEGVTMIGCGQSLAEQEVRIVDPETCAPCAPGRIGEIWVRGTSVARGYWERPEETARTFQARLAGSGEGPFLRTGDLGVLDGRELFVTGRRKDLLIIRGRNHYPQDIELTVERCDSGLRPGCGAAFSVDVNGEEQLVVVHEFADRSGADLEERAREAIARIRQAVAEQHELGAHAVVLLAPGSIPKTSSGKIQRHACRTAFLEGSLEVVGSWREGTPVSGVVNAGPVEAEVPVPPAGSGPEALLPWLSSRLSRMLGVPSGELELDVPLTRYGLDSLRSMEVQGGIETALGVRLPITCLLQGPSLRELAARIAERPSPEAEVPLAPEESAGPLPLSDGQRALWFLQRMAPESTAYHVVRAVRIHSRLDVAALERAFLALVARHPSLRAVFPEEQGIPVQRFVEPPRSVLLVEDASGWSEAQLAARLDAEAHRPFDLMNGPLMRVLLLTRGPDEHVLLLALHHLITDFWSLGLMVEELGALYSAETGGAPAVLPAIALSPSAATRALSARLAGPRGETLRSFWRSRLGGELPVLALPTDRPRPRLQSFRGASLAFQVGPETTARVKALAREHGATPYMVLLAAFLSFLRRYTGQEDLVVGSPTAGRSRPELSRLVGYLVNPVALRASLSPGLTFLELLSQVRQTVLEALEHQDMPFARLVEQLQPAREPGRSPVFQSMFVLQRAHLPETGGSLAAFALGEKGARMRLGALELESLPLAQRGSAFELSLTMAETGDGLGASLEYCTDLFEASTASRMARHFTSLLEGLVRAPERPVEALELLDEEERATVLGAWSEGPRDAEEPGSLAELLARRAQARPEAEALVCGAERLSYGELAARARRLAHRLRREGVGPEVRVGMLLEKSVDAVVAFWGIQLAGGVYVPMELAQPRERLEWLVEDARPRVVVTRAGMEERCRLPEGVRVVRIEEVGEEDAGPPVSEARSENAAYIIYTSGSTGRPKGVEVTHRGALNLAVALRRLGVEEGERVLQLSPLGFDISVWDYLLAVTLGASVVVPPAGEVLVGEALKRLLEEHRVAAVTMTPSVLGTLPQGGLEHLRVMVSGAEVCPAELVERWAPGRRFYNGYGPTEITVCATWTECTPGQGAPPIGRPLANVQTYVLDGAMRPVPPGVAGELYIGGPGVARGYLGRPELTAERFVPHPFAREPGARLYRTGDVVRWRVDGSLDFLGRADAQVKLRGMRVEPGEVEFALREVLGARQALVRPWKAAGETRLAAYVVPGEATPRDAREARARLRQRLPEHMVPASFVLLEALPLSPTGKVDVRALPPPQPPERDASFVPPRAPLEVTIARTWEQALGREPVGLHDHFFDDLGGSSLTVVRACALLREELKQDVPITHFFEHPTVQALAKRLGQMPAPQAGTTQHQDRAEARRQALQRRNPRGTRGNG